A region from the Lolium perenne isolate Kyuss_39 chromosome 4, Kyuss_2.0, whole genome shotgun sequence genome encodes:
- the LOC139839097 gene encoding uncharacterized protein: MVVVDSNKRNGGLAMFWKRGVNVSLRWKGRYHIDVDVQEENGTKWRLTGIYGESKAGEKENTWKLLRNLHAQSELPWMVLGDFNEILFAGEKEGGPAQAQGAMEAFRRTLEQCELADLGFVGDPFMWRNNWHLADGYIRERLDRAVANAAWRCLFPLYRVINGDPRHSDHRPIIVELNEQSSPLEGRGGGEKCFRFEASWLQEEGCEGVVEEAWNRAFEEGAEGAYEGLKKISGSLATWDREVLGELKHRIKRAKKELEAYRRKEINQHNINKERLLKYKLSHLEDQYNIFWQQRARANWLKNGDRNTSFFHAHASERRKVNRIKKLRREGGGVVEREEEIGPFITNFYKSLFLSSAGQVNEDLLQFVPKSVTSAMNDHLNSPYTVEEVRKALDSIGDLKAPGPDGMLALFYKKILAHLGG, encoded by the coding sequence ATGGTGGTGGTAGACAGTAATAAAAGGAATGGTGGGCTAGCCATGTTCTGGAAGAGAGGGGTGAATGTGAGCTTACGATGGAAGGGGAGGTACCACATCGACGTCGATGTGCAGGAGGAAAATGGCACAAAATGGAGACTAACAGGAATTTATGGCGAGTCTAAGGCTGGGGAGAAAGAAAACACTTGGAAGCTCCTTCGGAATTTACATGCACAATCTGAATTACCATGGATGGTCCTGGGAGACTTCAATGAGATTTTGTTCGCTGGGGAGAAGGAGGGAGGGCCGGCTCAGGCCCAAGGGGCTATGGAGGCTTTTAGAAGGACGCTGGAGCAATGTGAGCTGGCGGACCTAGGCTTTGTCGGCGACCCCTTCATGTGGAGGAACAATTGGCACTTGGCCGACGGATACATAAGGGAGAGGCTGGATAGGGCGGTAGCGAATGCAGCGTGGAGATGTCTCTTCCCGCTTTATAGAGTGATAAATGGGGATCCTCGCCACTCGGACCATCGACCAATCATTGTAGAGCTAAATGAACAATCTAGCCCTTTGGAAGGCCGTGGAGGAGGGGAGAAATGCTTCCGCTTCGAAGCAAGTTGGCTGCAGGAGGAAGGCTGTGAGGGTGTGGTGGAGGAGGCTTGGAACCGGGCATTTGAGGAAGGAGCGGAAGGAGCGTATGAgggtttgaagaagattagtggaAGCTTGGCGACGTGGGATAGGGAAGTGTTGGGGGAGCTCAAACATAGAATTAAAAGAGCAAAGAAGGAGCTGGAGGCTTACAGAAGGAAGGAGATAAATCAACATAACATCAATAAGGAGCGCCTCCTGAAATATAAATTGAGCCACTTGGAGGATCAATACAATATTTTCTGGCAGCAGAGAGCACGAGCAAACTGGCTCAAGAATGGGGACCGGAACACGAGCTTCTTTCATGCTCATGCCTCGGAGAGAAGAAAGGTGAACAGAATTAAGAAGCTAAGAAGGGAGGGAGGCGGAGTAGTGGAGAGGGAGGAAGAGATAGGACCTTTTATCACTAATTTCTACAAAAGTTTGTTCTTGTCTTCTGCAGGGCAAGTAAATGAGGACCTCCTTCAGTTCGTTCCCAAGTCAGTAACATCGGCGATGAATGATCATTTGAATTCACCGTATACAGTGGAGGAGGTCAGGAAGGCTCTGGACTCAATTGGAGACCTCAAAGCGCCAGGACCGGATGGAATGCTGGCCCTTTTCTATAAAAAAATTCTTGCACATCTTGGGGGATAG
- the LOC127293847 gene encoding uncharacterized protein, which produces MSCNGCRVLRKGCSDACVLRPSIEWIDGAQPQANATVFVAKFFGRAGLVASLAAVPLHHRQALFRSLLYEACGRTINPVSGAIGLMWTSNWDLCQAAADAVLRGESLRALSAVPTAFTDRDMAGLYGNVGTNTGSSSSLHSSPENSSSAPSRKRSKNNCGVGVAQQQPINLMPPMLQSCELDLCLTPVSPLGGERRCGGGGASDEYSTTTCCEQEASGDAEAGAPALLNLFS; this is translated from the exons ATGAGCTGCAACGGTTGCCGCGTGCTGCGCAAGGGTTGCAGCGACGCCTGCGTGCTGCGGCCAAGCATCGAGTGGATCGACGGTGCGCAGCCGCAGGCCAACGCCACCGTCTTCGTCGCCAAGTTCTTCGGCCGCGCCGGCCTCGTCGCCTCCCTCGCCGCCGTCCCGCTGCACCACCGCCAAG CCTTGTTCCGGTCGCTTCTGTACGAGGCGTGCGGCCGGACGATCAACCCGGTGAGCGGCGCCATCGGGCTCATGTGGACCAGCAACTGGGACCTCTGCCAGGCGGCCGCGGACGCCGTGCTACGCGGCGAGTCGCTGCGTGCGCTCTCCGCCGTGCCCACCGCCTTCACCGACCGCGACATGGCGGGACTCTACGGTAACGTCGGCACCAACACCGGCAGCTCCTCCTCGCTCCACTCGTcgccggagaactcctcgtccgCGCCCTCCAGGAAGCGGAGCAAGAACAACTGCGGCGTGGGCGTGGCACAGCAGCAGCCGATAAACCTCATGCCGCCGATGCTGCAGTCGTGCGAGCTGGACCTCTGCCTGACTCCCGTGTCGCCCCTAGGCGGCGAGAGGCGGTGCGGCGGCGGAGGCGCGTCGGACGAGTACTCAACCACGACGTGCTGCGAGCAGGAAGCCAGCGGCGACGCTGAGGCCGGGGCCCCGGCGCTGCTGAACCTCTTCAGCTGA